From the genome of Tachysurus vachellii isolate PV-2020 chromosome 2, HZAU_Pvac_v1, whole genome shotgun sequence, one region includes:
- the aatkb gene encoding serine/threonine-protein kinase LMTK1 isoform X3 has protein sequence MSTLASPASAGSPDVYVLPLSEVSLPVAQQPSRSVQLQKSADASHHSLLYIKEIGHGWFGKVLLGEVTSGLSSTQVVVKELKTSASIQDQMHFLEQAQPYRSLQHPALVQCLAQCTEVTPYLLIMEFCPLGDVKGYLRSCRAADSVTPDPLLLQRMACQIASGLLHLHKHDYRHSDLALRNCLLTSDVTVKIGDYGLSHSKYKDDYFVTSDQSWVPLRWIAPELVDEVHGNILMADQTKQSNIWSLGVTMWELFELGNQPYRHYSDRQVLNFAVKDQQLKLPKPMIHFPLSDRWYEVMQFCWLQSDLRPNAEEVHLLLSYLCAKSASEAEEDFERRWNSMRPNMTLHGAGPLTLELPPSLTTSSSFPLLEQFSAGDGYQSESGDDILTVTETSHGLNFEYKWEQARAKQPYPSSSTSATLDQGNHHCQDVYYPPGGMEGECGINRLTLGFSPQYYDPKQLHTPGVVPVLSAHSPSVNSEYYIRIEEPVECNIDMEYTMCAYSPEFGGSNGSFLTGSGDSGDCMNCPSKGKPIETYWSAEIHKSSAYDSDCSPTMSLTMEPLLGQVSDSSPLRPWESGHYVSYKDRDGGYYYENSPSLGMDRYLIGGLSEPMRESWGSRSLRQALGEIEEPLGISHSISSSPQGYAEPYLERSHGSVLGKNVTGGYYDMMGSLRKIMPGNHSVCIDMESGGAVFVGQDESDSEEEEDLFTERQAMGWSTNHSTKSHLSLSQRRSSKQDVYADFHYTMPMTDIEDAWPENHSLPYRSTKTIKYLEGRAKSNTCPVHGRQASLSSADCSSYIHLCNEPREAEVYPVPCCQALSNSHFVDPLTGSLVRNCFMNDNISDKNTGIPSRNPQVGQATLPTGQLISKSEAAKNNIKQTEHPEYVDTGVREEIYNQDSTGQQDTRQIDMKTEILTITQEVDKPLLEISSKESESDRSKTADSGVEHGNSCTSLVEIDNCSDDDITDVTSGIFGDFPGDYAETADYASPSFKSLQKQVGTPDSMDSIDLPSTTGSSETLSPTSLHPSNSSRAVDSGYDTENNESPEFVPKEPHEPQDTKTFIQPLGLSVADSIQIMEATEGGGAIIQQEVVEDVEEGVTMKISQSTEKLTVLSEKTPYRDSAYFSDTDAGKEKESDEDREKGTYDHERKEEEEMQAIDQKTLPTPVVEQDNEKPNDLETKENGDNFYNDIQEGTQATLLTDEDEKISSSSIELTIISSVSPDICERPVNNTVQDENFDLTSDDPQEVLSENQLLNFTYLTVSDVKQENHKSEVTDTTLSFDPSADNSLVEDSNVEIGPDSFIGENEINQKEQITEVTTSSTSLEEQSIQDNNDNSVEMLISDSAKNVSADNITENPDTQDSNAKTGVQLHKSSTRPYSPPPPRPLLEGRVSPVERGEADDEDRDSEDSDESDEELRTYSIQEQSEESEDEILPVPIIVSDCSDAHKLRSLLKMPSLCMDNLGDESKKKVVSFFDDVTVYLFDQESPTGELSEHAYPLGGETSSQGARCTVSNQQEKANSTDDSSDGNVSEESTGFEWDDDFSLLPLPTSSMESPSDIKAKTSLPPSATINKPVVQFSRFTVSPSPISRFSITHVSDSDVDSAGGSSEDGDKE, from the exons ATGTCAACGCTGGCATCACCAGCCTCTGCCGGCAGTCCTGATGTCTACGTCTTACCTCTAAGTGAAGTCTCTCTGCCTGTCGCCCAACAACCCAGCCGCTCAG TCCAACTCCAGAAGTCAGCAGATGCATCTCACCACAGTTTGCTCTACATTAAAGAGATTGGGCATGGATGGTTTGGCAAG GTGTTGTTGGGGGAGGTAACCTCTGGCCTCAGCAGTACTCAGGTGGTGGTGAAGGAGCTCAAGACAAGTGCCAGTATTCAGGACCAAATGCATTTCCTGGAGCAAGCACAACCTTACAG ATCTCTGCAGCATCCTGCTCTAGTGCAGTGTTTGGCTCAATGCACTGAGGTCACACCCTACCTGCTGATCATGGAGTTCTGTCCTTTG GGTGATGTGAAAGGTTATTTGCGCAGCTGCAGAGCGGCAGATTCTGTGACTCCTGATCCATTGCTCCTTCAAAGAATGGCTTGTCAGATTGCTTCTGGCCTTCTGCATCTCCACAAACATGACTACAGACACAG tgatCTGGCTTTGAGAAACTGCCTTCTCACGTCAGATGTTACTGTCAAGATTGGAGATTATGGCCTGTCACACAGCAAGTATAAG GATGATTACTTTGTGACATCAGATCAGTCCTGGGTACCGTTACGCTGGATTGCCCCAGAACTGGTGGATGAAGTTCATGGCAACATACTGATGGcagaccaaacaaaacaaagcaacattTG GTCTCTTGGGGTAACTATGTGGGAGTTGTTTGAGTTGGGGAACCAGCCTTATAGACACTACTCTGACCGGCAGGTCCTCAACTTTGCTGTGAAGGATCAACAACTTAAACTACCAAAGCCAATGATTCACTTTCCTCTTTCTGACCGTTG GTACGAAGTGATGCAGTTCTGTTGGCTTCAATCAGACCTAAGGCCTAATGCTGAGGAAGTTCACCTACTGCTCAGTTACCTGTGTGCCAAAAGTGCCAGTGAGGCAGAAGAAGATTTTGAGAGGCGCTGGAATTCAATGAGACCCAACATGACTCTGCACGGGGCTGGTCCCCTGACCTTGGAGTTGCCACCGTCTTTGACCACCTCATCTTCATTCCCTTTACTGGAGCAATTTTCAGCTGGTGATGGCTACCAATCAGAGTCAGGAGATGACATTCTCACAGTTACTGAAACCAGTCATGGTCTGAACTTTGAGTACAAATGGGAGCAAGCAAGAGCTAAACAGCCCTATCCCTCCTCATCCACCAGTGCAACATTAGATCAAGGGAATCACCATTGTCAGGATGTCTATTACCCTCCTGGAGGTATGGAAGGTGAATGTGGGATTAATCGCCTTACTTTAGGGTTCTCTCCCCAATACTATGACCCCAAGCAATTACACACTCCAGGTGTTGTTCCAGTTCTCAGTGCACATAGTCCATCAGTGAATAGTGAGTATTACATTCGTATTGAAGAGCCAGTAGAATGCAATATTGACATGGAATACACAATGTGTGCATACAGCCCTGAATTTGGGGGCAGCAATGGTAGCTTTCTCACTGGTAGTGGAGACTCAGGGGATTGTATGAATTGTCCTTCTAAAGGCAAGCCAATTGAAACATACTGGTCAGCTGAAATCCATAAAAGCAGTGCCTATGATTCAGACTGCAGTCCAACCATGTCTCTAACTATGGAGCCACTTCTAGGTCAGGTATCTGATTCCAGCCCACTTAGGCCATGGGAGTCAGGACATTATGTATCATACAAGGACAGGGATGGAGGCTATTACTATGAAAACTCACCATCACTGGGTATGGATCGCTACCTGATTGGAGGCCTATCAGAACCCATGAGGGAGAGTTGGGGGTCCCGAAGCCTGAGACAAGCATTGGGTGAGATTGAGGAACCCTTGGGGATCTCACACTCGATCAGCAGCTCCCCACAGGGCTATGCTGAACCTTATCTAGAGAGAAGCCATGGGTCAGTACTTGGGAAGAATGTAACTGGAGGATACTATGACATGATGGGTTCTTTGAGAAAGATCATGCCAGGGAACCACTCAGTGTGTATTGACATGGAATCGGGGGGAGCTGTGTTTGTGGGGCAAGATGAGAGTGActctgaagaggaggaggatctATTCACTGAAAGGCAGGCAATGGGCTGGTCTACCAACCACTCAACAAAAAGCCATTTGAGCTTGTCTCAAAGACGTTCGTCAAAGCAAGATGTATATGCAGACTTTCATTACACTATGCCAATGACTGATATTGAGGATGCATGGCCAGAGAACCACAGTCTCCCATACCGCTCTACCAAAACAATTAAATACTTGGAAGGCAGAGCCAAAAGCAATACCTGCCCAGTGCATGGCAGACAAGCATCACTATCCTCAGCAGACTGCAGCTCCTATATTCATCTCTGTAATGAACCTCGAGAAGCAGAGGTGTACCCTGTACCTTGTTGTCAGGCTTTAAGCAATTCCCATTTTGTAGATCCTCTTACAGGGTCATTAGTTAGAAATTGTTTCATGAATGACAATAtttcagacaaaaacacaggCATACCTAGCAGAAACCCACAAGTCGGCCAAGCTACTTTACCTACTGGACAATTAATTTCAAAATCAGAGGCagcaaaaaacaacataaaacagacagaacacCCAGAATATGTTGACACTGGTGTCAGAGAGGAGATTTACAATCAAGACAGTACTGGACAACAAGATACTAGACAAATTGACATGAAAACAGAGATTTTAACCATAACTCAAGAAGTGGACAAACCCCTTCTTGAGATCTCTTCCAAAGAGTCTGAATCAGACAGAAGCAAGACGGCAGACAGTGGTGTAGAACATGGAAATTCCTGCACCAGCCTGGTGGAAATTGACAATTGTAGTGACGATGACATTACAGATGTCACCTCTGGGATTTTTGGTGACTTCCCTGGAGATTATGCTGAGACAGCAGACTATGCCTCACCTTCATTCAAGTCATTGCAGAAACAAGTAGGTACACCTGACTCCATGGACTCCATAGATCTACCATCCACTACAGGCTCCAGTGAGACTCTGAGTCCAACTTCTCTCCATCCATCAAATTCCTCTAGAGCTGTGGATAGTGGCTATGACACAGAGAACAACGAGTCTCCTGAATTTGTCCCCAAGGAACCCCATGAACCACAAGATACCAAAACCTTTATACAGCCATTGGGGCTTTCAGTTGCTGACTCAATCCAAATCATGGAAGCAACAGAGGGAGGTGGAGCTATCATCCAGCAAGAGGTTGTGGAGGATGTGGAGGAAGGAGTCACCATGAAAATATCTCAGAGCACAGAAAAGCTGACTGTACTAAGTGAGAAAACCCCATACAGAGATTCAGCTTACTTTTCTGATACTGATgcagggaaagagaaagagagtgatgaagatagagagaaaggTACTTATGATCATgagaggaaggaagaggaagaaatgcAAGCAATAGACCAAAAAACGCTACCAACACCAGTGGTAGAACAAGACAATGAAAAACCAAATGATCTGGAGACAAAAGAAAACGGTGACAATTTCTACAATGATATTCAGGAAGGGACCCAAGCAACTCTACTcacagatgaagatgaaaagatTTCCTCCAGTTCCATTGAACTAACTattatttcttctgtttctccTGATATATGTGAACGCCCTGTAAATAATACTGTCCAGGATGAAAACTTTGACCTGACTTCAGATGACCCTCAAGAAGTGCTGTCTGAGAATCAATTATTGAATTTTACATACTTGACTGTTTCTGATGTCAAACAAGAAAATCACAAAAGTGAGGTGACAGACACCACACTTTCCTTTGACCCATCAGCAGATAACAGTTTAGTTGAGGACAGTAATGTTGAGATCGGTCCTGACAGCTTTATCGGTGAAAATGAAATTAACCAGAAAGAGCAAATTACTGAAGTAACAACATCCAGCACAAGTTTAGAAGAACAATCAATTCAGGACAACAATGACAACAGTGTGGAAATGCTCATATCTGACTCAGCCAAGAATGTTTCAGCAGATAATATAACAGAAAATCCTGACACTCAAGATAGTAATGCAAAAACTGGAGTTCAGTTACACAAGAGCTCCACTCGTCCttattctcctcctcctcctcgccCATTACTTGAGGGTCGAGTGTCCCCAGTGGAGAGAGGAGAAGCTGATGATGAGGACAGAGATTCAGAGGACAGTGATGAATCAGATGAGGAGCTGCGCACCTACAGTATCCAGGAACAGAGTGAGGAAAGTGAGGATGAAATACTACCTGTGCCCATTATTGTAAGTGACTGCAGTGATGCACACAAACTCAGAAGCCTCCTCAAGATGCCCAGTCTTTGTATGGATAACCTTGGTGATGAGTCCAAAAAGAAGGTGGTGTCCTTCTTTGATGATGTTACTGTCTACTTGTTTGACCAA GAAAGTCCAACTGGAGAACTATCAGAACATGCCTATCCCCTGGGAGGTGAGACAAGCTCACAGGGTGCAAGGTGCACAGTGTCAAACCAACAGGAAAAGGCCAATTCAACTGATGACTCTTCAGATGGAAATGTTTCAGAAGAGA GTACAGGGTTTGAGTGGGATGATGATTTCTCTTTGCTGCCACTACCAACGTCATCAATGGAATCACCCTCGGACATCAAGGCTAAAACAAGCCTTCCACCCAGTGCTACAATTAACAAGCCTGTTGTGCAATTCTCACGCTTCACAGTTTCTCCATCCCCAATTTCACGATTCTCCATCACCCATGTTTCTGACTCAGATGTGGATTCGGCAGGAG GAAGCAGTGAGGATGGCGATAAAGAATGA
- the aatkb gene encoding serine/threonine-protein kinase LMTK1 isoform X5, producing the protein MHFLEQAQPYRSLQHPALVQCLAQCTEVTPYLLIMEFCPLGDVKGYLRSCRAADSVTPDPLLLQRMACQIASGLLHLHKHDYRHSDLALRNCLLTSDVTVKIGDYGLSHSKYKDDYFVTSDQSWVPLRWIAPELVDEVHGNILMADQTKQSNIWSLGVTMWELFELGNQPYRHYSDRQVLNFAVKDQQLKLPKPMIHFPLSDRWYEVMQFCWLQSDLRPNAEEVHLLLSYLCAKSASEAEEDFERRWNSMRPNMTLHGAGPLTLELPPSLTTSSSFPLLEQFSAGDGYQSESGDDILTVTETSHGLNFEYKWEQARAKQPYPSSSTSATLDQGNHHCQDVYYPPGGMEGECGINRLTLGFSPQYYDPKQLHTPGVVPVLSAHSPSVNSEYYIRIEEPVECNIDMEYTMCAYSPEFGGSNGSFLTGSGDSGDCMNCPSKGKPIETYWSAEIHKSSAYDSDCSPTMSLTMEPLLGQVSDSSPLRPWESGHYVSYKDRDGGYYYENSPSLGMDRYLIGGLSEPMRESWGSRSLRQALGEIEEPLGISHSISSSPQGYAEPYLERSHGSVLGKNVTGGYYDMMGSLRKIMPGNHSVCIDMESGGAVFVGQDESDSEEEEDLFTERQAMGWSTNHSTKSHLSLSQRRSSKQDVYADFHYTMPMTDIEDAWPENHSLPYRSTKTIKYLEGRAKSNTCPVHGRQASLSSADCSSYIHLCNEPREAEVYPVPCCQALSNSHFVDPLTGSLVRNCFMNDNISDKNTGIPSRNPQVGQATLPTGQLISKSEAAKNNIKQTEHPEYVDTGVREEIYNQDSTGQQDTRQIDMKTEILTITQEVDKPLLEISSKESESDRSKTADSGVEHGNSCTSLVEIDNCSDDDITDVTSGIFGDFPGDYAETADYASPSFKSLQKQVGTPDSMDSIDLPSTTGSSETLSPTSLHPSNSSRAVDSGYDTENNESPEFVPKEPHEPQDTKTFIQPLGLSVADSIQIMEATEGGGAIIQQEVVEDVEEGVTMKISQSTEKLTVLSEKTPYRDSAYFSDTDAGKEKESDEDREKGTYDHERKEEEEMQAIDQKTLPTPVVEQDNEKPNDLETKENGDNFYNDIQEGTQATLLTDEDEKISSSSIELTIISSVSPDICERPVNNTVQDENFDLTSDDPQEVLSENQLLNFTYLTVSDVKQENHKSEVTDTTLSFDPSADNSLVEDSNVEIGPDSFIGENEINQKEQITEVTTSSTSLEEQSIQDNNDNSVEMLISDSAKNVSADNITENPDTQDSNAKTGVQLHKSSTRPYSPPPPRPLLEGRVSPVERGEADDEDRDSEDSDESDEELRTYSIQEQSEESEDEILPVPIIVSDCSDAHKLRSLLKMPSLCMDNLGDESKKKVVSFFDDVTVYLFDQESPTGELSEHAYPLGGETSSQGARCTVSNQQEKANSTDDSSDGNVSEESTGFEWDDDFSLLPLPTSSMESPSDIKAKTSLPPSATINKPVVQFSRFTVSPSPISRFSITHVSDSDVDSAGGSSEDGDKE; encoded by the exons ATGCATTTCCTGGAGCAAGCACAACCTTACAG ATCTCTGCAGCATCCTGCTCTAGTGCAGTGTTTGGCTCAATGCACTGAGGTCACACCCTACCTGCTGATCATGGAGTTCTGTCCTTTG GGTGATGTGAAAGGTTATTTGCGCAGCTGCAGAGCGGCAGATTCTGTGACTCCTGATCCATTGCTCCTTCAAAGAATGGCTTGTCAGATTGCTTCTGGCCTTCTGCATCTCCACAAACATGACTACAGACACAG tgatCTGGCTTTGAGAAACTGCCTTCTCACGTCAGATGTTACTGTCAAGATTGGAGATTATGGCCTGTCACACAGCAAGTATAAG GATGATTACTTTGTGACATCAGATCAGTCCTGGGTACCGTTACGCTGGATTGCCCCAGAACTGGTGGATGAAGTTCATGGCAACATACTGATGGcagaccaaacaaaacaaagcaacattTG GTCTCTTGGGGTAACTATGTGGGAGTTGTTTGAGTTGGGGAACCAGCCTTATAGACACTACTCTGACCGGCAGGTCCTCAACTTTGCTGTGAAGGATCAACAACTTAAACTACCAAAGCCAATGATTCACTTTCCTCTTTCTGACCGTTG GTACGAAGTGATGCAGTTCTGTTGGCTTCAATCAGACCTAAGGCCTAATGCTGAGGAAGTTCACCTACTGCTCAGTTACCTGTGTGCCAAAAGTGCCAGTGAGGCAGAAGAAGATTTTGAGAGGCGCTGGAATTCAATGAGACCCAACATGACTCTGCACGGGGCTGGTCCCCTGACCTTGGAGTTGCCACCGTCTTTGACCACCTCATCTTCATTCCCTTTACTGGAGCAATTTTCAGCTGGTGATGGCTACCAATCAGAGTCAGGAGATGACATTCTCACAGTTACTGAAACCAGTCATGGTCTGAACTTTGAGTACAAATGGGAGCAAGCAAGAGCTAAACAGCCCTATCCCTCCTCATCCACCAGTGCAACATTAGATCAAGGGAATCACCATTGTCAGGATGTCTATTACCCTCCTGGAGGTATGGAAGGTGAATGTGGGATTAATCGCCTTACTTTAGGGTTCTCTCCCCAATACTATGACCCCAAGCAATTACACACTCCAGGTGTTGTTCCAGTTCTCAGTGCACATAGTCCATCAGTGAATAGTGAGTATTACATTCGTATTGAAGAGCCAGTAGAATGCAATATTGACATGGAATACACAATGTGTGCATACAGCCCTGAATTTGGGGGCAGCAATGGTAGCTTTCTCACTGGTAGTGGAGACTCAGGGGATTGTATGAATTGTCCTTCTAAAGGCAAGCCAATTGAAACATACTGGTCAGCTGAAATCCATAAAAGCAGTGCCTATGATTCAGACTGCAGTCCAACCATGTCTCTAACTATGGAGCCACTTCTAGGTCAGGTATCTGATTCCAGCCCACTTAGGCCATGGGAGTCAGGACATTATGTATCATACAAGGACAGGGATGGAGGCTATTACTATGAAAACTCACCATCACTGGGTATGGATCGCTACCTGATTGGAGGCCTATCAGAACCCATGAGGGAGAGTTGGGGGTCCCGAAGCCTGAGACAAGCATTGGGTGAGATTGAGGAACCCTTGGGGATCTCACACTCGATCAGCAGCTCCCCACAGGGCTATGCTGAACCTTATCTAGAGAGAAGCCATGGGTCAGTACTTGGGAAGAATGTAACTGGAGGATACTATGACATGATGGGTTCTTTGAGAAAGATCATGCCAGGGAACCACTCAGTGTGTATTGACATGGAATCGGGGGGAGCTGTGTTTGTGGGGCAAGATGAGAGTGActctgaagaggaggaggatctATTCACTGAAAGGCAGGCAATGGGCTGGTCTACCAACCACTCAACAAAAAGCCATTTGAGCTTGTCTCAAAGACGTTCGTCAAAGCAAGATGTATATGCAGACTTTCATTACACTATGCCAATGACTGATATTGAGGATGCATGGCCAGAGAACCACAGTCTCCCATACCGCTCTACCAAAACAATTAAATACTTGGAAGGCAGAGCCAAAAGCAATACCTGCCCAGTGCATGGCAGACAAGCATCACTATCCTCAGCAGACTGCAGCTCCTATATTCATCTCTGTAATGAACCTCGAGAAGCAGAGGTGTACCCTGTACCTTGTTGTCAGGCTTTAAGCAATTCCCATTTTGTAGATCCTCTTACAGGGTCATTAGTTAGAAATTGTTTCATGAATGACAATAtttcagacaaaaacacaggCATACCTAGCAGAAACCCACAAGTCGGCCAAGCTACTTTACCTACTGGACAATTAATTTCAAAATCAGAGGCagcaaaaaacaacataaaacagacagaacacCCAGAATATGTTGACACTGGTGTCAGAGAGGAGATTTACAATCAAGACAGTACTGGACAACAAGATACTAGACAAATTGACATGAAAACAGAGATTTTAACCATAACTCAAGAAGTGGACAAACCCCTTCTTGAGATCTCTTCCAAAGAGTCTGAATCAGACAGAAGCAAGACGGCAGACAGTGGTGTAGAACATGGAAATTCCTGCACCAGCCTGGTGGAAATTGACAATTGTAGTGACGATGACATTACAGATGTCACCTCTGGGATTTTTGGTGACTTCCCTGGAGATTATGCTGAGACAGCAGACTATGCCTCACCTTCATTCAAGTCATTGCAGAAACAAGTAGGTACACCTGACTCCATGGACTCCATAGATCTACCATCCACTACAGGCTCCAGTGAGACTCTGAGTCCAACTTCTCTCCATCCATCAAATTCCTCTAGAGCTGTGGATAGTGGCTATGACACAGAGAACAACGAGTCTCCTGAATTTGTCCCCAAGGAACCCCATGAACCACAAGATACCAAAACCTTTATACAGCCATTGGGGCTTTCAGTTGCTGACTCAATCCAAATCATGGAAGCAACAGAGGGAGGTGGAGCTATCATCCAGCAAGAGGTTGTGGAGGATGTGGAGGAAGGAGTCACCATGAAAATATCTCAGAGCACAGAAAAGCTGACTGTACTAAGTGAGAAAACCCCATACAGAGATTCAGCTTACTTTTCTGATACTGATgcagggaaagagaaagagagtgatgaagatagagagaaaggTACTTATGATCATgagaggaaggaagaggaagaaatgcAAGCAATAGACCAAAAAACGCTACCAACACCAGTGGTAGAACAAGACAATGAAAAACCAAATGATCTGGAGACAAAAGAAAACGGTGACAATTTCTACAATGATATTCAGGAAGGGACCCAAGCAACTCTACTcacagatgaagatgaaaagatTTCCTCCAGTTCCATTGAACTAACTattatttcttctgtttctccTGATATATGTGAACGCCCTGTAAATAATACTGTCCAGGATGAAAACTTTGACCTGACTTCAGATGACCCTCAAGAAGTGCTGTCTGAGAATCAATTATTGAATTTTACATACTTGACTGTTTCTGATGTCAAACAAGAAAATCACAAAAGTGAGGTGACAGACACCACACTTTCCTTTGACCCATCAGCAGATAACAGTTTAGTTGAGGACAGTAATGTTGAGATCGGTCCTGACAGCTTTATCGGTGAAAATGAAATTAACCAGAAAGAGCAAATTACTGAAGTAACAACATCCAGCACAAGTTTAGAAGAACAATCAATTCAGGACAACAATGACAACAGTGTGGAAATGCTCATATCTGACTCAGCCAAGAATGTTTCAGCAGATAATATAACAGAAAATCCTGACACTCAAGATAGTAATGCAAAAACTGGAGTTCAGTTACACAAGAGCTCCACTCGTCCttattctcctcctcctcctcgccCATTACTTGAGGGTCGAGTGTCCCCAGTGGAGAGAGGAGAAGCTGATGATGAGGACAGAGATTCAGAGGACAGTGATGAATCAGATGAGGAGCTGCGCACCTACAGTATCCAGGAACAGAGTGAGGAAAGTGAGGATGAAATACTACCTGTGCCCATTATTGTAAGTGACTGCAGTGATGCACACAAACTCAGAAGCCTCCTCAAGATGCCCAGTCTTTGTATGGATAACCTTGGTGATGAGTCCAAAAAGAAGGTGGTGTCCTTCTTTGATGATGTTACTGTCTACTTGTTTGACCAA GAAAGTCCAACTGGAGAACTATCAGAACATGCCTATCCCCTGGGAGGTGAGACAAGCTCACAGGGTGCAAGGTGCACAGTGTCAAACCAACAGGAAAAGGCCAATTCAACTGATGACTCTTCAGATGGAAATGTTTCAGAAGAGA GTACAGGGTTTGAGTGGGATGATGATTTCTCTTTGCTGCCACTACCAACGTCATCAATGGAATCACCCTCGGACATCAAGGCTAAAACAAGCCTTCCACCCAGTGCTACAATTAACAAGCCTGTTGTGCAATTCTCACGCTTCACAGTTTCTCCATCCCCAATTTCACGATTCTCCATCACCCATGTTTCTGACTCAGATGTGGATTCGGCAGGAG GAAGCAGTGAGGATGGCGATAAAGAATGA